From a single Raphanus sativus cultivar WK10039 chromosome 3, ASM80110v3, whole genome shotgun sequence genomic region:
- the LOC108847746 gene encoding probable aspartyl aminopeptidase, producing MANTTSLVSDFLSFLNASPTAFHAVDESKKRLRHAGYEQISERDDWKLEAGKKYFFTRNYSTIVAFAIGKKYEAGNGFHIIGAHTDSPCLKLKPVSKITKGGCLEVGVQTYGGGLWYTWFDRDLTVAGRVILKQVKAGGSVSYSHRLVRIEDPIMRVPTLAIHLDRNVNSEGFKPNTQTHLVPLLATAIKAEVNKVPAEGGEDVGGKKCTETSSKSKHHPLLMEIIANALGCKPDEICDFELQVCDTQPSVLGGAAKEFIFSGRLDNLCMSFCSLKALIDATSSGSDLEEESGVRMVALFDHEEVGSNSAQGAGSPVMIDAMSHITSCFSSDAKVLKKAIQKSLLVSADMAHALHPNFMDKHEENHQPKMHGGLVIKHNANQRYATNAVTSFVFREIAEKHNLPVQDFVVRNDMACGSTIGPILASSVGIRTVDVGAPQLSMHSIREMCAADDVKHSYEHFKAFFQEFTHLDTKLTVDV from the exons ATGGCGAATACGACCTCCCTCGTCTCCGATTTCCTCTCCTTCCTCAACGCCTCTCCCACCGCTTTCCACGCCGTCG ATGAGTCGAAGAAGCGGCTAAGACACGCTGGCTATGAACAGATATCTGAGAGAGATGACTGGAAACTCGAAGCCGGCAAAAAGTATTTCTTCACAAGAAACTACTCCACCATCGTTGCTTTTGCTATTGGCAAAAA ATATGAAGCTGGAAACGGATTCCATATTATTGGTGCACACACTGATAGCCCTTGCCTCAAACTCAAGCCTGTTTCAAAG ATAACTAAAGGTGGATGCTTGGAGGTTGGTGTTCAAACTTATGGAGGTGGCCTTTGGTACACCTGGTTTGATCGTGACTTGACTGTTGCTGGACGTGTTATTCTCAAACAAGTCAAGGCTGGCGGTTCTGTCTCATATTCTCATCGTCTTGTCAGGATTGAGGATCCTATCATGAGGGTTCCTACCTTGGCCATTCACTTGGACAG GAATGTGAACAGTGAAGGTTTTAAGCCTAACACTCAGACACACCTTGTTCCATTACTCGCAACGGCTATCAAG GCGGAGGTCAATAAAGTGCCAGCGGAAGGTGGTGAAGATGTCGGAGGAAAGAAGTGTACTGAAACTAGTTCAAAATCAAAGCATCACCCACTTCTAATGGAG ATCATTGCAAACGCACTGGGTTGTAAACCTGATGAGATTTGCGATTTTGAGCTGCAAGTGTGTGACACTCAGCCAAGCGTTCTAGGTGGTGCAGCAAAAGAATTTATTTTCTCAGGAAGGCTAGATAATCTCTGCATGTCATTTTGTTCTCTAAAG GCACTTATAGATGCAACGTCCTCTGGAAGTGACCTAGAGGAAGAAAGTGGAGTAAGAATGGTGGCATTATTTGATCATGAAGAAGTTGGTTCCAATTCAGCGCAAGGAGCTGGATCCCCTGTCATGATTGATGCTATGTCACACATCACAAGTTGCTTCAGCTCTGACGCTAAG GTGCTCAAGAAAGCGATTCAGAAAAGTTTGCTTGTGTCCGCTGATATGGCTCATGCTTTACATCCAAACTTTATG gacaAACACGAAGAGAATCATCAGCCAAAGATGCATGGAGGGCTTGTCATCAAACACAATGCAAATCAACGATACGCAACTAATGCAGTGACTTCATTTGTGTTCAGAGAGATAGCAGAGAAACATAATCTCCCTGTTCAG GATTTCGTGGTACGTAACGATATGGCTTGTGGATCGACCATTGGTCCAATCCTAGCAAGCAGTGTGGGGATAAggacggttgatgttggagctCCTCAGCTCTCGATGCATAGCATCCGTGAGATGTGTGCTGCGGACGACGTGAAGCATTCATACGAACACTTCAAAGCTTTCTTCCAAGAGTTCACTCACCTTGACACCAAACTCACTGTGGACGTTTGA
- the LOC108847747 gene encoding adenylate kinase 3, whose translation MAKSGVDMEDIKTVDLMSELLRRMKCASKPDKRLVFIGPPGSGKGTQSPVIKDEFCLCHLSTGDMLRAAVAAKSPLGVKAKEAMDKGELVSDDLVVGIMDEAMNRPKCQKGFILDGFPRTVTQAEKLDEMLNRRGAQIDKVLNFAIDDSVLEERITGRWIHPSSGRSYHTKFAPPKVPGVDDVTGEPLIQRKDDNADVLRSRLDAFHKQTQPVIDYYAKKGNLVNIPAEKAPEEVTKVVKKVVST comes from the exons ATGGCGAAAAGCGGTGTAGATATGGAAGACATTAAGACAGTCGATCTCATGTCTGAGCTCCTCCGTCGCATGAAGTGTGCCTCTAAACCTGACAAACGTCTCGTTTTCATCG GTCCACCTGGCTCAGGAAAAGGTACGCAGTCTCCGGTCATAAAGGATGAGTTCTGCTTGTGTCATTTGTCCACTGGTGACATGCTTAGAGCTGCTGTTGCTGCTAAGTCCCCTCTTGGTGTCAAGGCAAAGGAAGCTATGGACAAg GGAGAGCTTGTTTCTGATGACTTGGTTGTTGGTATCATGGATGAAGCAATGAACAGACCCAAATGTCAGAAAGGTTTCATTCTTGATGGCTTCCCTAGGACCGTAACACAAGCTGAGAAG CTTGATGAGATGCTTAATAGAAGAGGAGCTCAGATTGACAAAGTGCTTAATTTTGCAATCGATGATTCGGTTCTTGAAGAAAGAATTACTGGAAGGTGGATTCACCCTTCAAGTGGAAGGAGCTATCATACCAAATTCGCACCTCCTAAAGTTCCTGGAGTCGATGAT GTGACTGGAGAGCCATTGATTCAACGTAAAGATGACAATGCGGATGTTCTTAGGTCAAGGCTGGATGCATTCCACAAGCAGACGCAACCG gtaATTGACTACTACGCGAAGAAGGGGAATCTGGTGAACATACCAGCAGAGAAGGCTCCTGAAGAGGTTACCAAAGTGGTGAAGAAGGTTGTGTCTACATGA